The DNA region TGAAGGAGGCTGCTCAAACGTTACGCTGGCACTCGCACTGGCACTGCGCGAGGGTGCCATCGCCACCGGTGATTCAGGGGGTGAACTGAAGAGGGGTAAGCTAGGGACAGCTTTTGTGACAAAGCTCCTGATTCAGTGCTCGGTGAATGTAAACAAACTGCATAAAGAGttgaaacaaacaaaaacaatgcAAGAGTTTCTTTGTCAAAGCTTTACGGTTCTCAAAAAAATGTTTTAGACACAATCCATGCTTGTCGGCTTCATCCTTGTTTGACGAGACCAAAACCGAGGCATGGGATGCCCATGTCCGCGTTGGGGGGACGATGTGTTGATATAGGCTTGGATCTACTGACCACCTACACAGCCATATTTGGCAGCTCTAGATGTCCGCAGTCAACCTACAATAATGTGATTCATATGTGGAACAGGCCAATTCTGGAGAGCCGGGCCTGCCTGTCCCGGCTGGCCTGATGACCAAGTCATCATCAAGTCAGTGGAGAACTGTCTGTTTCTGGGTCCGAGAGAGGTCGTTGTTCATGATAAGGAAAGAGCGTGATCTATAGATCGCTAGCGACATGAATATTTTCCGTGGGGGACCATGAGGGCCAACTGAATTGGTGTGAATGATACCGACCAGGCGGCCAGCCTGGATCAATCACCCGAATGCAGCGTGCGTAACCGCCGGGAATGATAGAAGAAAATGTGACGAGAACGAGGTCTGTAGATGAGCGACCCATGATCTGGGAGAGCAGTTGCATTTGTGTGATGCGGTCTCGGCCAGTTGTGTGGGTGGCCCAGCAGCATAAGCTGGTGTTTCGGGTCAACGGGTCGATACTCAGCCGTGGGTTTCCATGGCCAGAGACAATAGCCTTTGTTTGCCGTGCCACTCATCTCTGAATTGAAAGATTCAAGAGGGCCTTTGGAGGTTTGAAGATGATCTGAGCCAAGAATCCAAGAATCCAAGATGTGTGAAGTTGAAAGAGATACGTAATAGTGggaagggttagggttaaaTGAGTTAGTTGGCATCCCTGCAGTTGCTGATCTGCCACACCGTTCAGAGTGCCACTGGCATGCGCGTTCCAGCTTCATCTCTCAAAGGACATTTTCCCAATTCGCGCCTGAATAAGCAGCCAATCACAGCATGGTGCCATTGTCTGCTATACAAAGATTACACTGAATTCCTCGTGCCTGAGAGCACTGTACGCATCGACTTTTTGTTGTGTGCCATTTCGGGAACGCCTCGTGGCACCTTGTTGcagtacctaggtaccttgcTGGCCGttgctgtcgctgtcgctggTCACAATGGCTCCCGCTCCCGGCATGGCACCCTACTCCGATGAGCCGACCGGTCCCTTCCACAGACCAGAACACAACGACGAGAGCACAGGCAGGATGTCGCACGAATCTGAGTCCTCGGTGTCTACCACGAGTATCGTCTTCGATCGGATCGAGGAGCGCCTCGCTGCCAAGGAGGGCCACTTCGAGCTCGACGACCATGACCCCATGAaggaggccgacgacgacgacaatgACCTCGAGACTGGTCGCTTCCTCGGTGGGAGATCCAGCACCCAAGAGGAAGATTTCCCAGCCAAAAACGATGGCATGAACCGGGGGATGCGCAGGACGCTGATCATCGTGGCCGGGCTCTTGATCTCGGCGTGGGTTGTCGGTCTCTTCTTTTACGTTTCCCACAAGTCCTATAAGCCCGCCTCCCAGATCGAACACGACCCTCAGGCGACTGTAGTGCAAGGGACTGGGAAGCAAGTGACGCTCGATCAGGTTATGGGCAGCTACTGGCGTGCTGAAAGTCACTCCATAAGCTGGATCGAAAGCCCGGACGGTGAAGATGGGCTATTGCTTCTGAAGGACGGCCCCGGAAAGGACTTTCTCGTTGTTGAGGATGTACGGACCCAGAACAGCGCTGGCGTGAATGCCGCTGTGGACGTTGCGAGCAGCAAAACGTTAATCAAGGAAAGGCACTTTGACTTTGGCGGCCAGACGCACACTCCTGGAAGGGTATGGCCAAGCAAGGACCTCAAGAAGGTGTTGATTGCAACAAATCTGGAGGCCAACTGGCGCCACTCGTTCTATGCCTCCTACTGGGTCTTCGATGTCGACATGCAAATAGCAGAGCCCCTTATTCCTGGCGAGCCAAACGTCCGCGTTCAGCTTGCCCAGTGGAGCCCTACCAGCGATGCTATTGCCTATGTCAGAGACAACAACTTGTTCCTGCGCAGCCTCAAGCACGACAAGGTTGTCCAGATCACCAAGGATGGCGGTGCTGAGGTGTTCAACGGTGTTCCTGACTGGGTATACGAAGAGGAAGTCTTCTCGGGCAACAGCGCTACCTGGTGGTCCGAGGATGGCAACTACATCGCCTACTTGCGCACCAACGAGACGGGCGTCCCTGAGTATCCTGTTCAGTACTTCCTCTCCAGGCCCAGCGGCACGGAACCGGCACCCGGCGAAGAGTCGTACCCCGAGGTCAGGCAGATCAAGTATCCCAAGGCTGGTGCTCACAACCCCGTCGTCAATCTCAAGTTCTACGACGTGGCCCGCGATGAGAGTTTCACAGTGGAAATCTCTGGCCGGTTCGCGGATGATGATCGCCTCATCACAGAGGTGGTCTGGGCTGGTGGCCAAGTTATCGTCAAGGAAACAAACAGAGTCAGCGACGTCCTCAGGGTCGTCCTTGTTGACGTCGCTGCGCGCACTGGAAAAGCAGTTCGCGAGCTGGACGTCAAGGCCATCGATGGTGGCTGGTTCGAGATTACGCACAAGACCAAGTACATTCCAGCTGACCCCTCCAAGGGGCGTGAGCAGGACGGTTACATTGACATGGTGATCCACGATGACAACGATCACCTCGCCTACTTCACGCCATTGAACAACTCGGAACCAATCATGTTGACTTCTGGACATTGGGAAGTTGTCGacgccccctccaccgtTGATTTGGATAACAACATTGTCTACTTTGTCGCAACCAAGGAATCTTCTATCCAGCGCCATGTCTACCAGGTCGATCTGTCGGGCAACAACCTGAAAGCGGTGACCGACACGGGCAGTGAAGGCTATTACGACATTTCGTTTTCGGCCGGGACAGGGTATGCCCTTCTATCTTACAGAGGTCCCAACATTCCCTGGCAAAAGGTTATCAGCACTCCAGCAAACGCACACAGATACGAGCACATGGTtgaggagaacaaggaaCTGGCAAAGAGTGCCAGGGAATACGAGCTCCCTATCAAGATCTACGGCACCATCAAGGTTGACGGTGTTGAACTCAACTATGTTGAGCGTCGCCCACCACACTttgacaagaacaagaagtATCCAGTTCTGTTCCAGCAATACAGCGGCCCTGGGTCTCAGAGCGTTAACAAACGGTTTACTGTCGACTACCAATCCTATGTCGCCGCCGGCTTAGGTTATGTGTGCGTAACTGTTGATGGCCGCGGAACGGGTTTCATTGGACGCAAGAACCGTGTGATCATCCGCGGGGACCTTGGAAAGTGGGAAGCCCATGATCAGatcgctgctgccaagatCTGGGCGTCGAAGAGCTATGTTGACGAAGAAAGACTGGCCATTTGGGGCTGGAGTTTCGGTGGattcaacaccctcaagaCTCTCGAGCAGGATGGTGGACGGACCTTCAAGTACGGCATGGCCGTTGCCCCAGTCACCGACTGGAGATTCTACGACAGCATCTACACCGAAAGATACATGCTTACGCCTCAGACTAACGGGCATGGTTACGATACAAGCGCCATCAACAACGTCACGGCTCTGAAGCAGAACGTCCGTTTTCTCATGATGCACGGTGTTGCGGATGACAATGTGCACATGCAGAACTCCCTGACGCTACTCGACAAGCTAAATATGGTTGGCGTTGAGAATTATGATGTTCACGTCTTCCCAGACAGTGACCACGGGATTTATTTCCATAACGCCAACCGGATTGTTTACGACAGTGAGTTCTCTTTTTCGACAGCGCATACTGCTCAACACTAACAACCGCCACAGAGTTGACCAACTGGCTCATCAATGCCTTCAACGGAGAATGGATCAAGGTTGCCAATGCAAAGCctcaaaagaagaggagcatACAGCCTATTCTTCCAATTCTATAGGAATTTGAGACGGGGTTCAGCAAACACGGCGTTACTGGGCATTGATCGGCGTTTTGGTACATGACTATTCTTTAACGTTACAATATGAGGCATCATGAATAGAAACAGATTaactccttcctctccaccgccaatCTCCTAGTTGGAACTCAAGATGTCCGAATCAGTTGCGGATGGGTCTCGACGCTCTGGTCGATTTTTTCGATAACCGCAGCAGTTCCATACGCGCACACTTGGGCAAACCCGCCCATGTCACCGGCATCGAATCTGAGGGCGATGACGGCGTTGCCGCCTCTGCTTTGGGTCTCGGCTACGATGCGGGAGATGGCGTCGTTTCTGGCCGAGTAGAGCTGTTTCCGTGTCAGTTACCTGGTGTATTCagatgttggtgagggaAAAAAAATGCCGTACCAGGTTGGTAAACCACTTgagctcaccacccacaacgCTCTTCAGCACCATCGACATGCCTGCCGCCCAGTTCCGAGAACGGACAGTAATGCCGTAAACTGCGCCTAGGACTTTGACGACACGGTAGCCGGGGACGTCGAACATGGTTGTTGTGATGACGCCGTTGGTTTCGGTGAAGCAGTGGAGGTCCTGGATGGAGGCAGGAATGTCTgcttgttggttttggggtttggtggaggaggacatcTTGGTGTTAGAGATTGGCTGGAACTCGAAATATGGACTCAGATTGTTCTATTGTCTCGGGATGGTTGAATGATAGCTACCTATAGCAAAGAAACATGGACATAGACTCGTTATATGCACTTTTGAGCTCTGCCAAAAAGAAGCTGCCACGGGAACAACTGGCAGACTCCCGTCTCC from Podospora pseudoanserina strain CBS 124.78 chromosome 1, whole genome shotgun sequence includes:
- a CDS encoding hypothetical protein (COG:O; MEROPS:MER0000405; EggNog:ENOG503NUI5) translates to MAPAPGMAPYSDEPTGPFHRPEHNDESTGRMSHESESSVSTTSIVFDRIEERLAAKEGHFELDDHDPMKEADDDDNDLETGRFLGGRSSTQEEDFPAKNDGMNRGMRRTLIIVAGLLISAWVVGLFFYVSHKSYKPASQIEHDPQATVVQGTGKQVTLDQVMGSYWRAESHSISWIESPDGEDGLLLLKDGPGKDFLVVEDVRTQNSAGVNAAVDVASSKTLIKERHFDFGGQTHTPGRVWPSKDLKKVLIATNLEANWRHSFYASYWVFDVDMQIAEPLIPGEPNVRVQLAQWSPTSDAIAYVRDNNLFLRSLKHDKVVQITKDGGAEVFNGVPDWVYEEEVFSGNSATWWSEDGNYIAYLRTNETGVPEYPVQYFLSRPSGTEPAPGEESYPEVRQIKYPKAGAHNPVVNLKFYDVARDESFTVEISGRFADDDRLITEVVWAGGQVIVKETNRVSDVLRVVLVDVAARTGKAVRELDVKAIDGGWFEITHKTKYIPADPSKGREQDGYIDMVIHDDNDHLAYFTPLNNSEPIMLTSGHWEVVDAPSTVDLDNNIVYFVATKESSIQRHVYQVDLSGNNLKAVTDTGSEGYYDISFSAGTGYALLSYRGPNIPWQKVISTPANAHRYEHMVEENKELAKSAREYELPIKIYGTIKVDGVELNYVERRPPHFDKNKKYPVLFQQYSGPGSQSVNKRFTVDYQSYVAAGLGYVCVTVDGRGTGFIGRKNRVIIRGDLGKWEAHDQIAAAKIWASKSYVDEERLAIWGWSFGGFNTLKTLEQDGGRTFKYGMAVAPVTDWRFYDSIYTERYMLTPQTNGHGYDTSAINNVTALKQNVRFLMMHGVADDNVHMQNSLTLLDKLNMVGVENYDVHVFPDSDHGIYFHNANRIVYDKLTNWLINAFNGEWIKVANAKPQKKRSIQPILPIL
- a CDS encoding hypothetical protein (COG:S; EggNog:ENOG503P4I0), producing MSSSTKPQNQQADIPASIQDLHCFTETNGVITTTMFDVPGYRVVKVLGAVYGITVRSRNWAAGMSMVLKSVVGGELKWFTNLLYSARNDAISRIVAETQSRGGNAVIALRFDAGDMGGFAQVCAYGTAAVIEKIDQSVETHPQLIRTS